A window from Salvia miltiorrhiza cultivar Shanhuang (shh) chromosome 2, IMPLAD_Smil_shh, whole genome shotgun sequence encodes these proteins:
- the LOC131010885 gene encoding 7-deoxyloganetin glucosyltransferase-like: protein MGAQRKGHAICIPFPAQGHVNPMLKLAKLLHNHDFHITFVNTEYNHRRLLKARGADALHGLPSFRFETIPDGLPPSDTADATQDIPSLCESTTTTCLAPFKRLIARLNAADDAPPVSCIVSDGVMSFTADAAAELGLPEVLFWTTSACGFYAYTQFEKLIQMGYAPLKDTSYLSNGYLDTVVEGIPAMEGIRLRDIPSFIRTTNLDEFMIRFIFSETKRAHSASAIILNTFEALELDVLNALSAFLPPTYAVGPLHLLETELDDAHLDRLGSNLWKEEPECLEWLDSQEPNSVVYVNFGSITVMTPDQLTEFAWGLANSNRPFLWIIRPDLVSGDNAVLAPQFLEVTSGRGRLAGWCPQEKVLSHPAVGGFLTHSGWNSTLESLCSGVPMICWPFFAEQQTNCWYCCSRWGVGMEIDSDVKRDEVEKQVRSLMGGEEGEEMRKRAAEWKNLAAEAAKGSSRRNLSKVIDEVLLAKV, encoded by the exons ATGGGTGCACAGAGAAAAGGTCATGCAATCTGCATCCCATTTCCGGCTCAAGGCCACGTCAACCCCATGCTGAAGCTCGCGAAGCTCCTCCACAACCACGACTTCCACATCACCTTCGTCAACACCGAATACAACCACCGCCGCCTCCTCAAGGCCCGCGGCGCCGACGCCCTCCACGGCCTCCCCTCCTTCCGCTTCGAGACCATCCCCGACGGCCTCCCGCCCTCCGACACCGCCGACGCAACCCAGGACATACCGTCCCTCTGCGagtccaccaccaccacctgcTTGGCCCCCTTCAAGCGCCTCATCGCGCGCCTCAACGCCGCCGACGACGCGCCCCCGGTCTCCTGCATAGTCTCCGACGGCGTTATGAGCTTCACCGCAGACGCCGCCGCCGAGCTCGGCCTCCCTGAGGTCTTGTTCTGGACCACCAGCGCCTGTGGCTTCTACGCTTACACGCAGTTTGAAAAACTTATTCAAATGGGTTATGCACCGCTTAAAG ATACAAGCTACTTAAGCAACGGATATTTGGACACTGTGGTGGAAGGAATCCCCGCCATGGAAGGCATACGGTTGCGAGACATCCCCAGCTTCATCCGCACCACGAACCTGGACGAGTTCATGATCAGATTCATCTTCTCTGAGACCAAGCGCGCCCATAGCGCGTCGGCCATCATACTAAACACATTCGAGGCCCTGGAGCTCGACGTCCTCAACGCGCTCTCCGCATTCCTCCCGCCCACCTACGCGGTCGGACCGCTCCACCTCCTCGAAACCGAGTTAGATGACGCCCACTTGGACCGGCTCGGCTCCAACCTGTGGAAGGAAGAACCCGAGTGCCTCGAGTGGCTCGACTCGCAGGAGCCCAACTCGGTCGTCTACGTCAACTTCGGCAGCATCACCGTCATGACCCCGGATCAACTCACCGAGTTTGCATGGGGGCTCGCCAACAGCAACCGCCCCTTTCTCTGGATCATAAGGCCTGATCTCGTCTCCGGTGACAACGCCGTGCTGGCGCCGCAGTTTTTAGAGGTGACAAGTGGGCGGGGCCGGCTGGCGGGCTGGTGCCCCCAGGAGAAGGTCCTGAGCCACCCAGCCGTCGGCGGGTTTCTGACGCATAGTGGGTGGAACTCGACTCTCGAGAGCTTGTGCAGTGGGGTCCCCATGATCTGCTGGCCGTTCTTCGCGGAGCAGCAGACCAACTGCTGGTACTGCTGCTCGCGGTGGGGAGTTGGGATGGAGATTGATAGCGATGTGAAGAGGGATGAGGTTGAGAAGCAGGTGCGGAGCTTGATGGGAGGGGAGGAGGgggaggagatgaggaagagggCGGCCGAGTGGAAGAATCTCGCGGCGGAGGCGGCCAAGGGCTCGTCGCGTCGGAATCTGAGTAAGGTTATTGATGAAGTGCTGTTGGCTAAAGTTTGA